In a single window of the Propionispora vibrioides genome:
- a CDS encoding GNAT family N-acetyltransferase translates to MKLQLADKEKDAEFLFAVYASSRQAEMELWGWPEMQRWPFLRMQYEAQRRAYGQRYPGFQYRIIYSGDQKAGRVATVQTDTAIILVDIILLPEFQNRGLGSKFLQELQAEAGRKQLPVSLTVLQGNRARRLYERFGFQVVGGADTPHVLMQWLPVPGP, encoded by the coding sequence ATGAAGCTGCAGTTGGCAGATAAGGAAAAAGACGCTGAATTTCTATTCGCCGTGTATGCCAGTTCGCGCCAGGCGGAAATGGAATTATGGGGCTGGCCTGAAATGCAGCGTTGGCCGTTTTTGCGTATGCAGTATGAAGCGCAGCGGCGGGCCTATGGGCAGAGATATCCGGGCTTTCAGTATCGGATCATATATTCCGGCGATCAAAAAGCCGGACGTGTGGCTACCGTGCAGACAGATACGGCCATCATTCTGGTAGATATCATCCTGTTGCCGGAATTTCAAAACCGGGGCTTAGGTTCAAAGTTCTTGCAGGAATTGCAGGCGGAGGCCGGGCGAAAGCAGTTGCCGGTTTCCTTAACCGTCCTGCAGGGTAACCGGGCCCGGCGATTGTATGAGCGATTCGGGTTTCAGGTGGTAGGCGGAGCTGATACTCCACACGTTCTGATGCAATGGCTGCCGGTGCCCGGGCCGTGA